The Cyanobacteria bacterium QS_8_64_29 genomic sequence CGCGATGGGGTGCCCGCTGAGCGTCGTCGTGGCCAAAAAAATTGCCCTGCCGCCCAATGAGGAACTGGCGCTGGGCGCGATCACTTCAGACGGCCGCTACCAGTGGGGTAGCACCGACCCCGAGGCAGCAGCCGAGGCCGGCGAGGCGCTCGAGGCGGCCAAGGCCAGCGCACAGCAACAAGCTATCGAGCAGTGGCAGGCGCTTGCCCCTGGTTGCCCTGAGGTCACGCCAGCGGGCAAAGTCGCCATTCTGGTGGATGATGGCATCGCCACGGGCATGACGGTGGCTGCCGCCGCCCGCTCCATCCGGGCGCAGCAGCCGAGCCAGGTGTGGATTGCGGCGCCCGTGGCGCCGCCGGAGGTCGC encodes the following:
- a CDS encoding phosphoribosyltransferase; the encoded protein is MLPFADRASAGEQLAAAIASELARCPQPQAAVVYALPRGGIATAVPVARAMGCPLSVVVAKKIALPPNEELALGAITSDGRYQWGSTDPEAAAEAGEALEAAKASAQQQAIEQWQALAPGCPEVTPAGKVAILVDDGIATGMTVAAAARSIRAQQPSQVWIAAPVAPPEVARDPPTDCDRAIVLATPQPFLSVGRFYQRFEQLDTDEALAALQQYNTPYLQASG